In one Chitinophaga sancti genomic region, the following are encoded:
- a CDS encoding SusC/RagA family TonB-linked outer membrane protein, producing the protein MACPQVKAQDADTIHVTLKVYRTPLRQVLRLIEKQTGLTFAISSTVIENSRSVSIVANHQPLTNVLQQLFSGTRNTFEVRNSQIIVFPILQSAPVSGVPKIPVKPEPEIFTISGVISDGEKPLAGVSIREKGTRNGASTNETGHFKLTVNNGDAVLQISLIGYEGQEIPLKQRRNLDILLIGDTKILNDLVIIGYGIQTRANINGAITKIEGRRLKSRPVTNVMAALQGTAPGLLVTRLNGQPGKEGFNLQIRGLSSGNNSDPLVLVDGAPGSIALLNPNDIESVSVLKDAAAASIYSPQGASGVVLVTTKRGKAGKTNVEYNSLFGLEHPINLPKRMHSWQAAALQNTAAINAGMAPVWSDQEINYMKDPSIGAVRDLNGDYKYYYDNNPLENVTRQNSSVSNFNVSARGGNSAHQYLLSLGTFARQGLFKTGPDNTNRNNVQFNINNRFSDMISLETSLQYAKSHTESPGYRVDGYNGLLNYLYQAPGYLPTYVPNTSNYTAGYNPISLLQNGGKRDEQTSFADATFSLKAENPVKGLTLKAVYSPQITHYYDGLGKQIIRYYNGNGYVNSINDPNSLKKGDLLEVQHSLQLLADYDIPAGKLNTIHILGGYAYESHYQRQKISSLYNVTNNEIANVAFNNPEYAEMRWFKASGSQGSLFTRLNYNFNDRYLLEANVVAARLFYNSTGMGAITRQHIFPSFSGGWRLNNEKWFGHTFRFFDEFKLRASWGLLGNFNWRGGLNDYNYRDQLMYPQTYPLLNEDYNDRYMPGNNNWETINTTNAGLDMAFLKGRLTFTADYFVKHNPGIQIAEQTLPPYNYAYPSFFIGSMRSWGWELNLGWRDNRGAFSYWVNANLFDGQNKIQSTDGNTAWLAGNNKGLDGLPYNAILGYKSEGYFRSMDEVNAHAFQSTATAAGDLKYVDQNNDGIINGGTYTKADHGDLVYLGSSQPRYSYGFDAGFSYKGVDFSVFFQGIGERKVMIPAKYSMPFVEGWQQPWQIHTDYWTPENQYAAFPGLYDGYSQNLAPSSFWVMNAAYVRLKNLQLGYTFRFTHGQPLVSSLRVYFSGQDLWEVNRMKIRYYDPEQAANTGYQYPFFRSFTLGMNAIF; encoded by the coding sequence TTGGCATGCCCGCAAGTGAAGGCCCAGGATGCAGACACCATTCATGTCACCCTGAAAGTATACCGCACCCCCCTCCGACAGGTATTACGCCTCATCGAAAAACAGACCGGCCTCACCTTCGCCATTTCCTCCACCGTCATAGAAAATTCCAGGAGCGTTTCTATTGTTGCTAATCACCAGCCATTGACGAATGTGCTGCAACAGTTATTTTCCGGTACCAGGAACACTTTTGAGGTCAGGAACAGCCAGATCATCGTATTCCCGATCCTGCAATCCGCTCCCGTAAGTGGGGTGCCCAAGATTCCCGTCAAACCCGAACCGGAAATATTCACCATATCAGGGGTGATCTCCGACGGCGAAAAGCCGCTGGCCGGGGTTTCCATCCGGGAAAAAGGTACCCGCAATGGCGCCAGTACCAACGAAACCGGCCACTTCAAATTAACCGTAAATAATGGAGATGCCGTATTACAGATTTCCCTGATCGGGTACGAAGGACAGGAAATTCCGCTCAAACAAAGAAGAAACCTCGACATACTGCTGATAGGTGATACCAAAATTCTGAATGACCTCGTCATCATTGGTTATGGTATCCAGACAAGGGCCAACATCAACGGAGCCATTACCAAAATTGAAGGCCGCCGGCTGAAAAGCCGCCCGGTGACGAACGTGATGGCCGCCTTACAGGGTACGGCTCCCGGTTTACTGGTAACCCGCCTCAATGGCCAACCAGGTAAGGAAGGATTTAACCTGCAGATCCGTGGCCTCTCCTCCGGTAATAACAGCGATCCCCTTGTACTTGTAGATGGCGCCCCCGGCTCTATAGCATTACTCAATCCCAACGATATTGAATCCGTTTCCGTGCTGAAAGATGCTGCCGCCGCAAGTATTTATAGCCCGCAGGGAGCCAGTGGCGTGGTACTCGTAACTACCAAAAGAGGCAAAGCAGGTAAGACGAACGTAGAGTACAACAGCCTCTTTGGCCTGGAACACCCCATCAACTTACCCAAACGCATGCACTCCTGGCAGGCTGCAGCTTTGCAGAATACAGCAGCGATCAATGCCGGTATGGCCCCTGTGTGGTCAGACCAGGAAATTAACTACATGAAAGATCCCTCTATTGGTGCAGTGCGGGATCTGAACGGAGATTACAAGTATTATTATGATAACAATCCCCTGGAAAATGTGACCCGGCAGAACAGCTCTGTTTCCAATTTCAATGTCAGTGCACGTGGTGGAAATTCAGCGCATCAATACCTGCTTTCATTAGGCACATTTGCCCGTCAGGGTCTGTTTAAGACAGGGCCGGACAATACCAACAGGAACAACGTACAATTCAATATCAATAACCGATTCAGCGATATGATCAGCCTGGAGACAAGCCTGCAGTATGCAAAAAGCCATACGGAGTCTCCGGGGTATCGGGTAGATGGATACAATGGTTTATTGAATTATCTGTACCAGGCACCGGGATACTTACCTACCTACGTGCCGAATACAAGCAATTACACAGCCGGGTATAACCCGATTTCACTTTTGCAGAATGGTGGTAAACGTGACGAACAAACGTCATTTGCAGATGCCACATTTAGCCTGAAAGCGGAGAACCCGGTGAAAGGCTTGACGCTGAAAGCAGTCTATAGTCCGCAGATCACACATTATTATGATGGTCTTGGCAAGCAAATCATCCGATACTATAACGGTAATGGTTACGTGAACAGCATCAATGATCCCAATTCACTCAAAAAAGGCGATCTGCTGGAAGTTCAACACAGCCTGCAATTGCTTGCTGATTATGATATTCCTGCCGGTAAACTCAATACTATTCATATACTTGGGGGCTATGCCTACGAAAGTCATTATCAGCGTCAGAAGATCTCTTCACTTTATAATGTGACAAATAATGAGATCGCTAATGTTGCCTTCAATAACCCGGAATATGCTGAGATGCGTTGGTTCAAGGCTTCCGGCTCACAGGGTTCTCTGTTTACACGCCTGAATTATAACTTCAATGATCGTTACCTGCTGGAAGCGAATGTAGTAGCAGCACGGTTGTTCTACAACAGTACCGGGATGGGGGCTATAACGCGTCAGCATATCTTCCCTTCATTTTCCGGTGGCTGGCGCCTGAATAATGAGAAATGGTTCGGGCATACATTCCGATTCTTTGATGAGTTTAAGCTGAGAGCATCCTGGGGCTTGCTGGGAAATTTCAACTGGCGGGGCGGGTTGAATGATTATAACTATCGCGATCAGCTCATGTATCCGCAGACATATCCTTTACTGAATGAGGACTATAACGACAGGTATATGCCGGGTAATAATAACTGGGAAACGATTAATACAACCAATGCAGGACTGGACATGGCTTTCCTGAAGGGCAGGCTGACATTTACAGCGGATTATTTTGTAAAGCATAACCCAGGGATACAAATAGCGGAACAGACACTACCTCCGTACAATTATGCCTATCCTTCTTTCTTTATAGGGAGTATGCGTTCATGGGGATGGGAGTTGAACCTGGGATGGAGAGATAACCGGGGAGCATTTAGTTATTGGGTGAATGCGAATTTGTTTGACGGGCAGAATAAGATACAGAGTACTGATGGAAACACGGCATGGTTGGCCGGAAATAATAAGGGATTGGATGGATTGCCTTACAATGCGATCTTAGGATATAAGAGTGAGGGGTATTTCAGGAGTATGGACGAGGTAAATGCCCATGCATTTCAGAGTACGGCAACGGCGGCGGGTGATTTGAAATATGTGGATCAGAATAACGATGGAATTATTAACGGGGGTACTTATACGAAAGCGGATCATGGGGACCTGGTGTACCTGGGTAGTTCACAGCCGAGGTATTCTTATGGATTTGATGCGGGCTTTTCTTATAAGGGAGTAGATTTTTCTGTGTTTTTCCAGGGAATTGGGGAGCGGAAGGTGATGATACCGGCAAAGTATAGTATGCCGTTTGTGGAAGGCTGGCAACAACCGTGGCAGATCCATACGGATTACTGGACACCGGAAAATCAGTATGCGGCATTTCCG
- a CDS encoding PIG-L family deacetylase, which yields MVKSICLAFATGMLAAITAMGQPSPVNNSANIALKLKKLDTLGSVLYMAAHPDDENTRLLGYLANEKLYRTGYLSLTRGDGGQNLIGNEQGELLGLIRTQELLAARRLDGAEQFFTRALDFGFSKNPAETFTIWNREQILADAVWIIRKFQPDVIVCRFPADSRAGHGHHTASAMIAAEAFDAAADPNRFPDQLKYVKPWKVKRLLWNTFNFGSVNTTSEDQFKLDVGAFNYLLGKGYGEIAAESRSQHKSQGFGVPAARGSSLEYFTTIKGDTPQKSLLDGINTTWSRIEGGKAIGEMIDKARAAYKLEDPAATVPDLLKIRKAIKALPDGYWRNQKLQETEQLILACAGIWAEAYSNSEVVVPGQPMPGSVQLICNSNIPVQIQSLSFGSKDTSFAQNKLDFNQLKNIPITLQVPDNTPVSEPYWLRAPHTVGEYAIQDPLLVGHPENIPGIQAAIRLTINGEELTITRPVQFKHTDPVKGEVYAPLIIAPPVVANLANSVFVFTSTAAQAVQVKLHNMGNATNGKVRLQLPAGFSCQEASLPFELTTRGDEATLLFHIAPEKVAGSNRTDTFKVIIEDGGHSYAQGIQTISYDHIPTITLFPDAAGRLVTVDLQHNGRKLGYIDGAGDLVAPSLQQVGYEVTHLTEKDIMNGDLSQYDAIITGIRAYNINPRIKYWQPRLLEYVKNGGTLLVQYNVNGPLQITDLGPYPFSLSRDRVTDEKAEVSFLRPDDVIMNYPNKITQHDFDGWIQERGLYFTTNADAKYQSLFSMHDKEEAPLQGSTIVATYGKGRYVYTSLAFFRELPAGVPGAYRIFVNLISTKK from the coding sequence ATGGTAAAGAGCATCTGTTTAGCATTCGCAACAGGCATGCTGGCGGCCATCACGGCTATGGGTCAACCCTCGCCCGTAAACAATTCTGCCAACATTGCCCTGAAGTTGAAAAAGTTGGATACGCTGGGAAGTGTTTTATATATGGCCGCTCATCCTGATGATGAAAATACCCGCCTGCTTGGCTACCTGGCAAATGAAAAATTATATCGTACCGGCTACCTCTCCCTGACCCGTGGCGATGGCGGACAAAACCTGATCGGCAATGAACAGGGCGAACTCCTTGGCCTGATCCGTACCCAGGAACTCCTCGCTGCCCGTCGTTTGGATGGGGCTGAACAATTCTTTACCCGTGCGCTGGACTTCGGTTTTTCCAAGAACCCAGCCGAGACATTCACCATCTGGAACCGTGAACAGATCCTCGCCGATGCCGTATGGATCATCCGTAAATTCCAGCCCGATGTCATCGTATGCCGCTTCCCTGCAGATAGCCGCGCTGGTCATGGTCACCATACCGCCTCCGCGATGATTGCAGCCGAAGCATTCGATGCTGCCGCTGATCCTAACCGATTTCCCGATCAGTTAAAATATGTGAAGCCCTGGAAGGTGAAACGCCTGCTCTGGAACACCTTTAATTTCGGTAGTGTAAATACCACCAGCGAAGACCAGTTCAAACTCGACGTAGGTGCTTTCAATTACCTGCTTGGTAAGGGCTATGGCGAAATTGCTGCCGAAAGCCGCTCCCAGCACAAGAGCCAGGGATTTGGTGTGCCAGCTGCCCGTGGTAGCTCCCTGGAATACTTCACTACTATCAAAGGCGATACCCCGCAGAAAAGCCTGCTGGATGGTATCAATACTACCTGGTCTCGTATCGAAGGTGGTAAAGCTATTGGTGAAATGATCGACAAGGCGAGGGCGGCCTATAAACTGGAAGATCCTGCTGCTACCGTGCCTGACCTGCTAAAAATCAGGAAGGCGATCAAGGCACTCCCTGATGGTTACTGGCGCAACCAGAAACTACAGGAAACCGAACAGCTCATTCTTGCATGCGCCGGTATCTGGGCAGAAGCTTACAGTAATAGTGAAGTTGTGGTGCCTGGCCAGCCAATGCCGGGCAGCGTACAGCTGATCTGCAACAGCAATATCCCCGTACAGATCCAGTCACTGAGTTTCGGTAGTAAGGATACCAGCTTCGCTCAAAACAAACTGGACTTCAACCAGCTGAAAAATATTCCGATCACCCTACAGGTGCCTGACAACACGCCTGTTTCAGAACCCTACTGGCTGCGTGCACCACATACCGTTGGTGAATACGCCATCCAGGATCCACTGCTGGTAGGGCATCCGGAAAACATTCCGGGTATTCAGGCGGCTATCCGTTTAACAATCAACGGTGAGGAACTGACGATCACCCGCCCGGTGCAATTCAAACATACTGACCCTGTGAAAGGAGAAGTATATGCGCCACTTATTATCGCACCTCCTGTAGTGGCGAACCTGGCGAATAGCGTTTTTGTTTTTACCAGTACTGCGGCACAAGCCGTACAGGTGAAGCTGCACAACATGGGCAATGCCACCAATGGCAAAGTGAGACTGCAACTGCCCGCCGGATTCTCCTGCCAGGAAGCATCCCTTCCTTTTGAACTCACGACCAGAGGGGATGAAGCGACTTTGCTATTTCATATTGCCCCTGAGAAAGTAGCCGGCAGCAACCGCACCGATACCTTTAAAGTGATCATTGAAGACGGAGGCCATTCCTATGCACAGGGCATCCAGACGATCAGTTATGATCATATTCCGACGATTACTCTATTCCCTGATGCAGCTGGTCGTCTCGTAACGGTAGACCTGCAACACAATGGCCGTAAACTTGGATATATTGATGGTGCGGGAGACCTGGTGGCTCCTAGTTTGCAGCAGGTAGGTTATGAAGTGACTCACCTGACCGAAAAAGATATTATGAACGGAGACCTGAGCCAGTACGATGCAATCATCACGGGTATAAGGGCCTATAATATTAATCCACGTATTAAATACTGGCAGCCGCGCCTGCTGGAGTATGTGAAGAATGGAGGTACCCTGCTGGTACAGTATAACGTGAACGGGCCTTTACAGATCACTGATTTGGGGCCTTATCCGTTTTCATTGAGCCGTGACCGTGTGACGGATGAAAAAGCGGAAGTTTCTTTCCTGCGTCCGGATGATGTGATCATGAACTATCCGAATAAGATCACTCAGCATGACTTTGATGGATGGATCCAGGAGCGCGGCCTGTACTTTACGACAAACGCAGATGCGAAGTATCAGTCGCTTTTCTCTATGCATGACAAGGAAGAGGCGCCATTACAGGGATCTACGATTGTAGCAACGTATGGTAAGGGCAGGTATGTATATACTTCACTGGCTTTCTTCAGGGAATTGCCTGCAGGGGTGCCTGGGGCGTACCGCATATTTGTAAACCTGATTTCAACGAAGAAGTAA
- a CDS encoding response regulator transcription factor, which translates to MTNNIKVAIADDHKIFRSGVINTLTPYENINVVFEAEDGVHLLQIMEEQQPDVILMDLKMPNMDGIEATKRVREKYAHVKVIVLTMYEDDNFIVHLIENGANAYLLKNAEPGEIYEAICTTYEKGFYFNENVNLALLKKVMHKTKQQFKPTFRSEVPLTDRELEVLRLICEELTTQQISEKIFLSPRTVEGLRQKLLEKTGAKNIVGLVMYAFRNGVIE; encoded by the coding sequence ATGACAAACAACATTAAGGTAGCTATCGCCGATGACCATAAAATCTTCCGGAGTGGGGTGATCAATACCCTCACACCCTATGAAAACATCAATGTGGTGTTTGAAGCTGAAGATGGCGTGCATTTATTACAGATCATGGAAGAACAGCAACCAGATGTGATTCTCATGGATCTGAAAATGCCCAACATGGATGGCATAGAAGCTACCAAAAGAGTTAGGGAAAAATATGCGCACGTAAAAGTAATCGTGCTCACCATGTATGAAGATGACAACTTTATTGTACATCTCATTGAGAACGGCGCAAATGCCTATCTGCTAAAAAATGCAGAACCAGGTGAGATTTACGAGGCGATTTGTACTACCTACGAGAAAGGGTTTTATTTTAATGAAAATGTGAACCTGGCCTTACTGAAGAAGGTCATGCACAAAACGAAACAACAGTTCAAACCAACATTCCGCAGCGAGGTACCGTTGACAGACCGCGAGCTGGAAGTGCTTCGTTTGATTTGTGAAGAGCTGACCACGCAGCAGATTTCAGAGAAGATTTTTTTGAGCCCGAGAACGGTGGAAGGGCTGAGACAGAAATTACTGGAGAAGACAGGGGCCAAAAACATTGTAGGCCTGGTCATGTATGCGTTCAGGAATGGAGTGATTGAATAG
- a CDS encoding sensor histidine kinase: MNSYEVVIIGTGVMLVMGIFVIVLVIFQQKQVIQHKLLIGEKDLQLQKERLVAILQGQELERKRIAEDLHDEVGAQLSVLKLNLNQLQPLLKSGNGEQEQLKETKEFTDTIIQHLRFISQSLHPQALENLGLSRALDSFCNMMNRNKQVQIHFTEDSNHHDVEPEKALNIYRVVQELINNILKHAQATQVQITYRTTPSLLSIYVVDNGNGQLLHSLENARHKTGSLGLKNIESRLNIIGGTISYKPGVPAGTIAEIKVENYQRAE, translated from the coding sequence ATGAATAGTTACGAAGTAGTTATCATTGGTACAGGCGTTATGCTCGTGATGGGCATATTTGTCATCGTACTCGTTATATTTCAGCAAAAACAGGTTATACAACACAAGCTCCTGATCGGGGAAAAAGACCTGCAACTGCAGAAAGAACGACTGGTAGCCATTCTCCAGGGCCAGGAACTGGAACGCAAACGCATTGCAGAAGACCTGCATGATGAAGTAGGCGCCCAGCTCTCCGTGCTCAAACTCAATCTTAACCAGCTCCAGCCATTACTCAAATCAGGCAATGGCGAACAGGAACAGCTAAAAGAGACCAAAGAATTTACAGATACAATTATCCAGCACCTGCGCTTCATCTCCCAGAGCCTGCATCCACAGGCACTTGAAAACCTGGGCCTGAGCCGGGCGCTGGATTCTTTCTGTAATATGATGAATCGTAATAAACAAGTGCAGATCCACTTCACCGAAGACAGTAACCACCACGATGTAGAACCCGAAAAAGCCCTGAATATCTATCGTGTGGTACAGGAACTCATCAACAACATCTTGAAACACGCACAGGCCACACAGGTCCAGATCACCTACCGTACTACCCCTTCCCTGCTAAGTATCTATGTAGTTGACAATGGAAACGGTCAGCTACTGCACTCCCTGGAAAATGCCCGTCATAAAACCGGCAGCCTGGGATTAAAGAATATTGAAAGCCGCCTCAACATCATAGGCGGTACCATTTCCTACAAACCTGGCGTACCTGCCGGTACCATCGCCGAAATCAAAGTAGAAAATTATCAGCGCGCTGAGTAA
- a CDS encoding RNA polymerase sigma-70 factor, protein MLPLNNTDIVTGVRNRDKQIFEIIFNQFSPSMFSIALRYLKDQEEAQDIVQDVFLNLWRTAENLDERAPIQHYLARATVNTCLNRIKKTQRQQAYAKEQQQTQEPGTIEHLLLEHKELEAQYLSILEKLPEQCRRVFEMSRIKGLSPAEISAQLNISINTVYTHLTTALKKIRLGLLNQQ, encoded by the coding sequence ATGCTGCCGCTCAACAATACAGATATAGTCACCGGGGTCCGGAACAGGGATAAACAAATATTTGAAATTATATTCAATCAGTTTTCGCCATCCATGTTCAGCATTGCCTTGCGCTACCTGAAGGATCAGGAAGAAGCGCAGGATATTGTGCAGGATGTATTCCTAAACCTGTGGCGAACCGCCGAAAACCTGGACGAGCGTGCACCCATCCAGCACTACCTGGCCCGCGCCACAGTGAACACCTGCCTCAACCGTATTAAAAAGACCCAAAGGCAGCAGGCTTACGCCAAAGAACAACAACAAACACAGGAACCCGGCACTATTGAGCACCTCCTGCTGGAACATAAAGAACTGGAAGCCCAGTATCTCTCCATTTTAGAAAAACTGCCTGAACAATGCAGGAGGGTGTTTGAGATGAGCCGTATAAAAGGATTGTCGCCCGCAGAAATTTCGGCACAGTTAAATATTTCCATCAATACAGTATACACACACCTTACCACCGCACTCAAAAAAATCAGGTTGGGTCTGCTTAATCAGCAGTAG
- a CDS encoding sodium:solute symporter, with protein MSVADWIVLGGTLIGIILYGIWKSRGQKDMAGYFLDNQSMPWYIVLLSIIGTQASAVTFLSAPGQAYTDGMRFVQYYFGLPLAMVVICIAFVPIYHKLKVFTAYEYLEGRFDCKTRTFTAILFLVQRALSTGISIYAPAIILSSLLGWNIYWTNVIMGGLLIIYTVSGGTRAVSYTQTLQLVIIFVGMFLAGWMVVHLLPEGIGFNDALKVAGRMKKLNVIVTDFDWKDKYNIWSGLIGGFFLALSYFGTDQSQVGRYLTARSVTESRLGLLMNGLVKVPMQFLILLLGTMVFVFYLYFRAPVFFNEAQLNKVDGPTLQQIKTEYDGFNQEKQVQVRALSSAIKSNDNAGITRAQEKLDKAEADALKVRTTAIDYIKKADPAADTNDTNYIFLHFVVNNLPKGLVGLLIAIIFLAAWGSIAAALNSLASTTVIDIYKRQFKPTAPDEHYFKASRWWTFIWGLFCIVVAQFASKLGSLIEAVNVLGSLFYGVILGIFLVAFYCKRIGGTAVFWAAIAAECIVIIVFISNIVSFLWLNAIGCILVIVLAWILQLLQPAPGTVKPVQSDCA; from the coding sequence ATGAGCGTAGCAGACTGGATTGTACTGGGGGGTACATTAATCGGGATTATATTATACGGGATCTGGAAGAGCCGTGGCCAGAAAGATATGGCCGGTTACTTCCTGGATAACCAGTCTATGCCGTGGTATATCGTACTGTTGTCTATCATCGGCACACAGGCGAGTGCCGTTACCTTTCTCTCCGCACCAGGTCAGGCTTACACTGACGGGATGCGTTTTGTACAGTATTATTTTGGACTGCCACTGGCCATGGTAGTGATCTGTATTGCATTTGTACCCATTTATCATAAACTGAAAGTATTCACGGCCTATGAATACCTGGAAGGAAGGTTTGACTGCAAAACGCGTACGTTTACGGCTATATTATTTTTAGTACAGCGTGCATTGTCTACAGGGATCAGTATTTATGCCCCAGCGATAATTCTTTCTTCATTACTGGGCTGGAATATTTACTGGACCAATGTGATCATGGGGGGCCTGCTGATTATCTACACAGTATCCGGTGGTACCAGGGCCGTGAGTTATACGCAGACCCTGCAGTTGGTCATCATTTTTGTAGGGATGTTCCTGGCTGGATGGATGGTTGTGCATTTGCTGCCGGAGGGTATTGGGTTTAATGATGCCCTGAAGGTAGCGGGCAGGATGAAAAAACTGAATGTGATTGTGACTGATTTTGACTGGAAGGATAAGTATAATATCTGGAGTGGCCTGATCGGCGGGTTCTTTTTGGCCCTCTCTTATTTTGGAACAGATCAGTCGCAGGTAGGGCGGTACCTGACTGCCAGGAGTGTGACGGAATCCAGGTTAGGCCTGCTGATGAATGGCCTGGTAAAGGTGCCGATGCAGTTCCTGATCCTGTTATTAGGTACAATGGTATTTGTGTTTTATCTGTATTTCAGGGCGCCCGTGTTTTTTAATGAAGCGCAGCTGAATAAGGTGGATGGGCCAACTTTGCAGCAAATTAAGACCGAGTACGATGGTTTCAACCAGGAGAAACAGGTGCAGGTGAGGGCCTTATCCAGTGCGATAAAAAGCAATGACAATGCGGGGATAACAAGGGCGCAGGAAAAACTGGATAAGGCAGAGGCAGATGCATTAAAAGTCCGGACTACCGCTATCGACTATATTAAAAAGGCAGATCCGGCAGCGGATACGAACGATACGAATTATATTTTCCTGCATTTTGTCGTGAACAATTTGCCCAAAGGCCTGGTGGGATTGCTGATAGCGATTATATTCCTGGCGGCATGGGGGAGTATTGCCGCAGCTTTGAATTCGCTGGCATCCACGACGGTAATTGATATCTATAAGCGGCAGTTTAAGCCAACAGCCCCTGATGAACATTACTTTAAAGCATCGCGCTGGTGGACGTTCATCTGGGGCCTGTTTTGCATAGTGGTGGCTCAGTTTGCCAGCAAACTGGGAAGCCTGATAGAGGCGGTGAATGTACTGGGATCACTGTTTTATGGTGTGATACTCGGTATATTCCTGGTAGCGTTTTACTGTAAGCGGATTGGCGGCACAGCTGTGTTCTGGGCGGCCATAGCAGCGGAGTGTATAGTGATCATTGTCTTTATCAGCAATATTGTATCGTTCCTGTGGCTGAATGCGATCGGCTGTATATTGGTGATCGTATTGGCCTGGATTCTTCAATTATTACAACCTGCGCCTGGTACAGTAAAGCCAGTGCAGTCAGATTGCGCTTAA
- a CDS encoding DMT family protein encodes MRTVIFLIISNTFMTFAWYGHLKFTNVALWKVILISWGIAFFEYCFQVPANRLGEQEGFSGFQLKTIQEVITLSVFAVFAIFYLKEPIRWNYLVSFALILGAVYFMFKK; translated from the coding sequence ATGCGTACCGTTATCTTTCTCATTATCTCCAACACATTCATGACCTTCGCATGGTATGGTCATCTTAAATTCACAAATGTTGCACTCTGGAAAGTCATCCTCATCAGCTGGGGGATTGCCTTCTTTGAGTATTGCTTTCAGGTGCCGGCCAACCGTCTGGGCGAGCAGGAAGGCTTCTCCGGCTTTCAGCTCAAAACTATCCAGGAAGTCATTACACTCTCTGTATTTGCCGTTTTTGCAATCTTTTACCTGAAAGAACCCATCAGGTGGAACTACCTGGTGTCCTTTGCCCTGATTCTGGGGGCGGTGTACTTTATGTTTAAAAAATAA
- a CDS encoding FecR family protein, whose protein sequence is MKLQQPDIDVVIHYLEEPGNEEHKRSLDEWLQQDAANLDIFLETKALWQGDDLIPSAATYNTTQQWQRLETLFATEEILSGDSPLSPATSTSTPIIQTRKPIHRYWWAAAASVLLMAGTYLLVRQPMYTTQQTAQNKDSLLLPDGTRLYLNAHTSVKYPRHFKGDTREVYVQQGEVFVDVRHMPEKPFTVHLKNVDIEVLGTSFDVKETKQGVKVFVQSGKVRAIYKNKHQSVILTPGQEADMLLAAESITTRHHRNNNPIAWKTGQLTFDDAPLSEVADILEDYYKVHIVLKGDAVADKKLIATFHKESLSEVLDILSKTLQVHTIQKDSLVEIY, encoded by the coding sequence ATGAAACTACAGCAACCTGATATCGATGTCGTTATCCACTACCTGGAAGAACCAGGAAATGAGGAGCACAAACGTTCACTGGATGAATGGTTGCAACAGGATGCTGCCAATTTGGATATCTTTCTCGAAACCAAAGCCTTATGGCAAGGTGACGACCTGATACCATCAGCAGCGACCTACAATACTACGCAACAATGGCAAAGACTGGAAACCCTGTTCGCCACGGAAGAGATCCTCTCCGGCGACAGCCCCCTCTCTCCTGCCACATCCACCTCAACTCCTATTATTCAGACGCGGAAACCTATTCACCGTTACTGGTGGGCAGCAGCCGCTTCTGTGCTCCTGATGGCAGGAACTTACCTCCTGGTTCGTCAGCCAATGTATACGACCCAACAAACTGCACAAAATAAAGATAGTCTCCTGTTACCAGATGGTACCAGGCTCTATCTGAATGCACATACCTCTGTCAAATATCCCCGCCACTTCAAAGGCGATACCCGCGAAGTATATGTACAGCAGGGAGAAGTATTTGTAGACGTCAGGCATATGCCTGAAAAACCATTCACCGTTCACCTGAAAAATGTGGACATTGAAGTACTCGGTACCTCCTTCGATGTAAAAGAAACCAAACAGGGAGTAAAAGTCTTCGTACAGAGCGGTAAAGTAAGAGCGATTTACAAAAACAAGCACCAATCAGTAATCCTCACACCCGGCCAGGAAGCAGATATGCTCCTTGCCGCAGAAAGCATCACGACCCGTCATCATAGAAATAATAATCCCATCGCATGGAAAACTGGTCAGCTGACCTTCGACGATGCCCCATTGTCTGAAGTAGCTGATATACTCGAAGATTATTACAAAGTACATATCGTACTGAAAGGTGATGCGGTGGCCGATAAAAAGCTGATTGCAACCTTCCATAAGGAATCCCTTTCTGAAGTACTGGACATCCTGTCAAAAACACTGCAGGTACATACCATTCAGAAAGATAGCCTCGTAGAAATTTATTAA